A region of the Candidatus Spechtbacteria bacterium genome:
TAGAAGCCTGGCTTCTAACATTCTAGTATTCTTCAAACCATCTCAGGTATATCCGGCTTAGCTGTTATTTCGGTGTATTCGACGCGTATTACCAAGCTCATTGGGCCCGAGCATAGATAAACAATGCATCCCGCCACGCAGCTGCGTGGCGGGATTTTTTATTGCGCGAAGTGTAAAATATTGATACATTCAAAATATGTCACCACGCGAACAAATAGTAAAAATTATTGAAGCCGCCATTAAAAGCGCGCAGAAGAAAGAAGCTCTACCTGTCTTTGAGGCTAGAGTTATTATTAGAGTGCCTGCAGAAAAAGAGCACGGCGATTATACAACGCCGATCGCGCTTGAGATAGCGGGGGCGGCGCATGTTCCGCCGCGGCAGATCGCGGAAATTATAAAAAAGGAAATTGACGAGCAGAAGGGAATCGCGGACATCGCGCGCGTGGAAATCGCGGGGGCGGGATTTTTGAATTTTTTTCTAACGCCGGAGTTCGCGCGCAAGTCGCTTCTGTCAATTTTGGCTAGCCGCAATTTTGGCTCGTCGGAGATAGGTAAAAAGAAAAAATTGAATTTGGAGTTTTTGTCTGCTAACCCAACGGGGCAGGTGCAAGTTGGCAACGCGCGCCTGGCTTTTTACGGCGACGTGCTTGGTAATATTTTAAAATACGCCGGCTACAGCGTGACGAAAGAGTATTATATTAATAACTCAAAGACGAGCAACCAGATTCAGGAGTTTGGGAAAACGGCGCTGGGGCAGGGTGAAAAATATCTCACACCGTACGTTGAAGAAAAAATCGCCAAACTAAAAACAAAACTCAAGCGTTGTAAAAATGCTGGCGAGGCCGGGTTTTTGCTCGCAACAGAAGTAAACAAAGACAATAAACAATTTTTGGGCAAGCGCGCCGGTGTTCGTTTTGATGTATGGTTTTCAGAGCAGAGCTTGTACGGCCGTGGACTGCTCAAAAAAACTCTAGCGTTATTAAAACGCAAGGGTTTAGTTTATGAAAAAGACGGCGCCACGTGGCTGCGCACAACTTCATTCGGCGATGACGAAGACAAGGTGCTTGTGAGAAGCACTGGCGAATTTGGATATTATTTGGCTGATATCGCGTATCACGGCGATAAAATTAAACGCGGGTACACAACCATTATTGATGTACTCGGCGCTGACCATCAGGGGCATGTAAAGCCGATGCAAGTGGCCATGGAAATATTGGGATACAAAGGAATTTTTAATGTCATCATTGGCCAGCTGGTGCAAGCCAAAGGCGGCGGTAAGTTTTCTAAGCGCGCGGGCAACGCTATCTCGCTCGCGGAGCTTGTAAAAGAAGTCGGCATTGATGCGACAAGATTTTTTTACCTGACGCGTTCCATGGACGCGCAGATGGAGTTTGATATTGACCTTGCGAA
Encoded here:
- a CDS encoding arginine--tRNA ligase, with the protein product MSPREQIVKIIEAAIKSAQKKEALPVFEARVIIRVPAEKEHGDYTTPIALEIAGAAHVPPRQIAEIIKKEIDEQKGIADIARVEIAGAGFLNFFLTPEFARKSLLSILASRNFGSSEIGKKKKLNLEFLSANPTGQVQVGNARLAFYGDVLGNILKYAGYSVTKEYYINNSKTSNQIQEFGKTALGQGEKYLTPYVEEKIAKLKTKLKRCKNAGEAGFLLATEVNKDNKQFLGKRAGVRFDVWFSEQSLYGRGLLKKTLALLKRKGLVYEKDGATWLRTTSFGDDEDKVLVRSTGEFGYYLADIAYHGDKIKRGYTTIIDVLGADHQGHVKPMQVAMEILGYKGIFNVIIGQLVQAKGGGKFSKRAGNAISLAELVKEVGIDATRFFYLTRSMDAQMEFDIDLAKSQTKKNPVYYIQYSHARISSILKKAQGSAARFGAAPNRAARLSKKNIPTDVIVGDGELALIKKLLRFQELIEDIARDYQVHHLTTYALELAQEFNQFYRDYKVLTNDGSLRQARLAITTATGMVLRNCLKLLGISAPPKM